One Candidatus Hydrogenedentota bacterium DNA window includes the following coding sequences:
- a CDS encoding class I SAM-dependent RNA methyltransferase, which produces MPPQCVHFGLCGGCAAQDVPYPEQVEAKQAALRELLLPHYDGELPVTPSPVVWHYRNKIDPVFTPQWYETPPEESFVRETVLGYKRRGKWFWPMQVDECLIGPEGTAPLFAAAREWAAGSGLQAFDTRRGGGFLKTLLVRDAKRSGERMVVLITASGPMDTAPFVEAVLGAFGPCSVWRGTREGTADNAQADTLELLHGAPHITETLEIAESPGHGTCTTPAEHLSGPCAPGPLRRLDFRISPMSFFQTNPLGAERLYGRIRARVRRLAPGVLYDLYGGMGSIALVCADLVSGVRSVENVPAASEDGRVNCAENGVDNVDFITESVPDHLRRLREDGGLPLGALVVTDPPRCGMNPKTIRRLLELAPERLVYVSCNPRVLASELALLAPAYGVVDAEAVDLFPHTPHLETIVELARV; this is translated from the coding sequence TTGCCGCCCCAATGCGTCCATTTCGGCCTCTGCGGCGGCTGCGCCGCGCAGGACGTCCCCTATCCCGAACAGGTGGAAGCCAAACAGGCCGCCCTGCGGGAGCTGCTGCTCCCCCATTACGACGGGGAACTCCCCGTGACGCCCTCGCCCGTGGTGTGGCACTACCGGAACAAGATAGACCCGGTGTTCACGCCGCAATGGTACGAGACGCCGCCCGAAGAAAGCTTCGTCCGCGAGACGGTGCTGGGATACAAGCGCCGGGGCAAGTGGTTCTGGCCCATGCAGGTGGACGAGTGCCTGATCGGGCCTGAGGGCACGGCGCCGCTCTTCGCCGCCGCGCGGGAGTGGGCCGCGGGCTCCGGGTTGCAGGCCTTTGACACGCGCCGGGGCGGCGGGTTCCTGAAGACCCTGCTGGTCCGCGACGCCAAGCGGTCGGGCGAGCGCATGGTGGTGCTCATCACCGCCTCCGGCCCGATGGACACCGCCCCCTTTGTGGAGGCGGTCCTCGGGGCCTTCGGCCCGTGCTCGGTCTGGCGGGGCACCCGCGAGGGCACCGCCGACAACGCGCAGGCGGACACCTTGGAGCTGCTCCACGGGGCGCCGCACATCACGGAAACGCTGGAGATCGCCGAGTCTCCGGGTCACGGGACCTGCACCACGCCGGCCGAGCATCTTTCCGGCCCGTGCGCGCCCGGACCGCTTCGGCGGCTGGACTTCCGCATCTCCCCCATGAGTTTCTTCCAGACCAACCCGCTGGGCGCGGAGCGCCTCTATGGGCGCATCCGGGCGCGGGTGCGCCGGCTGGCCCCCGGGGTGCTGTACGACCTCTACGGCGGCATGGGCAGCATCGCCCTCGTCTGCGCCGACCTGGTGAGCGGGGTGCGCTCGGTGGAGAATGTGCCCGCCGCCTCCGAGGACGGACGCGTCAACTGCGCCGAGAACGGCGTGGACAATGTGGACTTTATCACGGAGTCCGTGCCGGACCACCTGCGCCGGCTCCGCGAGGACGGCGGACTGCCGTTGGGCGCGCTGGTGGTCACCGACCCGCCGCGCTGCGGCATGAACCCCAAGACCATCCGCCGCCTGCTGGAGCTTGCCCCGGAGCGCCTGGTCTATGTGTCCTGCAACCCCCGCGTGCTGGCTTCGGAGCTGGCCCTCCTCGCGCCCGCCTACGGGGTGGTGGACGCCGAGGCTGTGGACCTTTTCCCGCACACGCCGCACCTTGAAACCATCGTGGAACTTGCCCGTGTCTAA
- a CDS encoding HAD family hydrolase, with protein MLLDPTPVKAVVFDYGNTLIAFGREQVDQFDALLLEAVTAEFGPPDPAQYKARRDADRMFPYQGDPPSYRENDVREMTAGLIREVYGREPSAETLDRLIAVRQEAFVRVVRGEPQVLDVLARLSARYRLALLSNYPDGDAIRASLDDTGIAPFLKHALVSGDLGLCKPHPDVFRAALDALALPPEAVLFVGDNWLADVQGARRAGMQAVHFRRWIPPEHFPEQPGDLTPHATITALEELASLLGV; from the coding sequence ATGCTGCTTGACCCCACCCCTGTGAAGGCTGTTGTCTTTGACTATGGGAACACCCTCATCGCCTTCGGGCGGGAGCAGGTGGACCAGTTTGACGCCCTGCTGCTGGAGGCGGTCACGGCCGAATTCGGGCCGCCCGACCCGGCGCAGTACAAGGCCCGCCGGGATGCCGACCGCATGTTCCCCTATCAGGGCGACCCGCCGTCCTACCGCGAAAACGATGTCCGCGAGATGACCGCCGGGCTCATCCGGGAGGTCTACGGCAGGGAGCCCTCCGCCGAAACACTGGACCGCCTGATCGCCGTGCGCCAGGAGGCGTTTGTGCGCGTGGTGCGGGGGGAGCCCCAAGTGCTGGACGTGCTGGCCCGGCTTTCCGCCCGCTACCGTCTGGCCCTGCTGTCCAATTACCCCGATGGCGACGCCATCCGCGCCAGTCTGGACGACACCGGCATCGCCCCCTTTCTGAAGCATGCGCTGGTCTCCGGCGACCTGGGCCTGTGCAAGCCCCACCCCGATGTCTTCCGGGCCGCGCTCGACGCGCTGGCCCTGCCGCCGGAAGCGGTGCTGTTCGTGGGGGACAACTGGCTGGCGGACGTGCAGGGCGCGCGCCGCGCGGGCATGCAGGCCGTTCATTTCCGCCGGTGGATTCCCCCGGAGCATTTTCCCGAGCAGCCCGGCGACCTCACGCCGCATGCGACCATCACGGCCCTTGAGGAACTGGCCTCCCTGCTTGGGGTATGA
- a CDS encoding alpha/beta hydrolase, with translation MKNMPIPVALLLAAALLLLQPLATALDPQEEAVLAAPEPPAVPTGFTDDKQLMLAAAGGLLTLLDINGEIPVPDSVEMIPDVEYGRVGDRPLLLDLYLPKNLDKPAPGLLFIHGGGWKNGGKKDYKYYCVRFAARGYVVVSISYRLIGEAVFPACVQDAKCAVRWMRANAEKYTIDPNRIAAIGGSAGGHLSMMLGYSAGVPELEGNGGHAEFSSAVNAVVDLYGPVDITLPEHRGNPTVLGFFGGKTYDEIPDQYKLASPWFHLDPKDPPTLILHGTIDTTVPVSQSDILFEKLKELKVPVTYDRLDGYPHTMDIAKEVNLRCQWFMLRFFEEHFKTKAEK, from the coding sequence ATGAAAAACATGCCGATTCCTGTGGCCCTCCTGCTGGCAGCAGCCCTGTTGCTGCTCCAGCCCCTCGCCACGGCCCTGGACCCGCAGGAGGAGGCCGTCCTTGCGGCCCCCGAACCGCCCGCCGTGCCCACGGGGTTCACGGACGACAAGCAGCTCATGCTGGCGGCGGCGGGCGGTCTCCTGACGCTGCTCGACATCAACGGGGAGATTCCCGTGCCCGACTCTGTGGAGATGATTCCGGATGTCGAGTACGGGCGCGTGGGCGACCGGCCCCTCCTGCTCGACCTGTATCTGCCGAAGAACCTGGACAAGCCCGCGCCCGGCCTCCTGTTCATCCACGGCGGCGGCTGGAAGAACGGCGGCAAGAAGGACTACAAGTACTACTGCGTCCGCTTCGCCGCGCGCGGCTACGTGGTTGTGTCCATCTCCTACCGGCTGATCGGCGAGGCCGTCTTCCCCGCCTGCGTGCAGGACGCCAAGTGCGCCGTCCGCTGGATGCGCGCCAACGCCGAAAAATACACCATTGACCCCAACCGCATCGCCGCCATCGGCGGGTCGGCGGGGGGCCACCTCTCCATGATGCTCGGCTACTCCGCCGGCGTGCCGGAACTGGAGGGGAACGGCGGCCACGCGGAGTTCAGCAGCGCGGTGAACGCCGTGGTGGACCTCTACGGCCCCGTGGACATCACCCTGCCCGAACACCGCGGCAACCCCACCGTGCTCGGCTTTTTCGGGGGCAAGACCTACGATGAAATCCCCGACCAGTACAAGCTGGCCTCGCCGTGGTTCCATCTCGACCCCAAAGACCCGCCCACGCTCATCCTCCACGGGACCATAGACACCACCGTGCCCGTCTCCCAGAGCGACATCCTCTTTGAAAAGCTCAAGGAGTTGAAGGTGCCCGTGACCTATGACCGGCTGGACGGCTACCCCCACACCATGGACATCGCCAAGGAGGTTAACCTCCGCTGCCAGTGGTTCATGCTCCGCTTCTTCGAGGAGCACTTCAAGACGAAGGCGGAAAAGTAG
- a CDS encoding formylglycine-generating enzyme family protein, producing MNSSRLLAHLLITGGLLVLTGVLTIFTAGLDNAGNYALSVLATVDRVLAFLTPFPAFVSWALVGLAIGAFAHFFMWEARHFSRGQQRAVGAAGLALLVLYFIALPLFHSLNPERESPRGPWWRADSRRAPGTLREFDGIMFVWVPSPLEGAVVGSPPDETGRQPEETQRPVSFRRGFWMSRDEITWEQYCQMCPESGESLVPGREQFPAIGLTFEQAEEFARRLSQKGGGSCRIPREDEWEHACRADARSAYSFGHFPSVLGEYAWYQGNSGDGPKEVGGLKPNAWNLRDMHGNAAEWCVPILAGAQVYRGGSWKSTGTQCRCAARGLYSPGELTLPDDVGIRLVRDP from the coding sequence ATTTTCACCGCGGGACTGGACAACGCGGGGAACTACGCCCTGTCCGTGCTGGCCACGGTGGACCGCGTCCTCGCGTTCCTGACCCCCTTTCCGGCCTTTGTCTCCTGGGCACTGGTCGGACTGGCAATCGGCGCCTTCGCCCACTTCTTCATGTGGGAGGCGCGCCACTTCAGCCGGGGGCAGCAGCGCGCCGTGGGCGCGGCGGGGCTTGCGCTGCTGGTGCTCTATTTCATCGCGCTCCCCCTGTTTCATTCCCTCAATCCCGAGCGCGAATCGCCGAGGGGGCCCTGGTGGCGGGCGGACTCCCGGCGCGCGCCGGGCACGCTCCGCGAATTTGACGGAATCATGTTCGTCTGGGTGCCCTCCCCGCTGGAAGGCGCGGTGGTGGGAAGCCCGCCGGACGAGACGGGACGCCAGCCGGAGGAGACGCAGAGGCCCGTCTCGTTCAGGCGCGGATTCTGGATGAGCCGGGACGAAATCACCTGGGAGCAATACTGCCAGATGTGTCCCGAGAGCGGGGAAAGCCTTGTTCCCGGCCGGGAGCAGTTTCCGGCCATCGGCTTGACGTTTGAACAGGCGGAGGAATTCGCGCGCAGGCTCTCCCAAAAAGGCGGGGGGAGCTGCCGCATTCCCCGGGAGGATGAGTGGGAGCATGCATGCAGGGCGGACGCGAGAAGCGCCTATTCGTTCGGTCATTTCCCGAGCGTTCTGGGGGAATACGCCTGGTACCAGGGGAACAGCGGGGACGGCCCCAAAGAGGTGGGCGGGCTCAAACCAAACGCCTGGAACCTGCGGGACATGCACGGGAACGCCGCAGAATGGTGCGTTCCCATCCTGGCCGGAGCGCAGGTGTACCGGGGCGGGAGCTGGAAAAGCACGGGAACCCAGTGCCGCTGCGCCGCCCGGGGCCTCTATTCCCCCGGCGAACTGACACTCCCCGATGATGTGGGCATCCGATTGGTGCGGGATCCGTGA